One Ictalurus punctatus breed USDA103 chromosome 21, Coco_2.0, whole genome shotgun sequence genomic window carries:
- the dido1 gene encoding death-inducer obliterator 1 isoform X5, with translation MEEIVSPELAQSPEPESSQDLDSSSQAPVVVAGEERDRKGDKGQSDAARKELEDVEKSAKNSGEFKKTWRFRRTTIEKRDMTGETAGITESPGAPVRRSGRQAKRTDKLEEFLVTVKRGRGTGRRSTPAHLESGDPPSETASEASFDGNTEPKVTESKAPSPVRRTRGRGRGRATPKPKADMADSASDDDSSENEESATKETQEQLEIATGAEDAKSEDAKEELKQEEFEKPAEETSKEEVPANARPSRSPLKTGPKREAKPKAGGCTEKDEDEEEDDESLSSSSESDNDGYDPNALYCICRQKHNKRFMICCDRCEEWFHGDCVGITEARGRLMERNSEDYVCPNCTCRKAQGAKPSTSTAGAETGKRPVTPTTARKSEPSPALFSQANVQTPTSASGLPPAAFPATAEEKTGEEFGIKGRIEKATNPSGKKKIKIFQPVMATAEESSLPKCIGPGCERDALPDSVYCGNDCILKHAAAAMKTITTDSKETKPKEKPKPKILKKPAVISTVKSSGPERRSSRRSTDSSSKAQEEALESEGREDEDEEDEEDRVAEEHPPPPAMSSWSSDHNYIAVAPEKTTAISPTVLNKASAAQKDEEEKTEQTEPEKKEPAPIEKKPPPAATMSPKGGKRSPGLKMAKPAPVSTSKGKTSTTSSSSAKDLKKQSLSQVVKLKKTGPPPPPPIPVFSSSGPPGSSRLHPTGALSVGKSTFTIPKKQPQSGVKESLSSGSSLASRMPSGSMPTNSQSQPPASKPVLPAAPLPPQTPPNNQMRSNIRRSLTDILYKRVSDSDDLSMSESEVGKLAVSIEKEMFNLYMNTDSKYKNKYRSLMFNLKDPKNKGLFYRVIGGEVSPFRLVRLSPEELLSKEISDWRKPGHSEFLDASGRTHPGQSKAGSKQDAAPPDVDMEEAPSMSDGDVCISATSQSPRLASGADHQESHPSATPQSSASAGKSSAVPDILSNMLKDTTAEHRAHLFDLNCKICTGQKSADDEPAAKKPKMSAPKRQDPPEKPKTEQRASKLPADQPNVSYSASDVSVPHQPSSTDDQSSIVPVVQAPMVTPAVSSVTISRRDPRTASHRSSAPLTQTEPDVSMPVGVPVSVPVATPTPSEAPVVDVKGPLPMPPPAPVSLPKPVMPKQVTSTESRNYGTSASSITEPPPEGETALFLSGQEIMWKGFVNMHAVAKFVTKAYLVSGSFEHLKEDLPDTIHIGGRISPHTVWDYVGKLKTSLSKELCLIRFHPATEEEEVAYVSLFSYFSSRKRFGVVANSNKRIKDLYLIPLSSKDPLPAKLLPFDGPGLEPARPNLLLGLLICQKDKKRAGAPLESEEKRSKTQRDEETGLPKPIVVSKTDKAMRLNQEPISTTPPGTPPPLSSSESSVGPFTSSVFSILSSIKAPGVSTSAGSNSPSITATPAVLATSATPLQTILKTLFGKKKDSDASQSPSDRSSTDVSVPLLDPIVEQFGITKSKQVDEQEDDRPYDPEEEYDPSVSYGKEKPKDPVVSKSITQPEVRTAMVDDVAYDPEDDSIFDEVKGDPGSRKQLEEQDQQIPDAKSLLANSQLLQLGKKVEQMVAKSTTIVPVINQRRDPRQSRDPRQVAASQRLNSDDSVEKEEAPAVTSTITTTLSNTDATAAPTTITDNPPVDIAAILDTLTSQQPKVIDTPLSDSLNVEPTESCATTDVPPSQDDTNVDSQLLHPTDPELESSKSEEETKSEEVPFLDADSTEIPLLGEKIDPDLVESYLDTEPKESPKENDVLFESENKSFEEIWPNSATILKKEPISSVGESTESSTTTYYNITTISTPISSMGRPQDVTQVSSSYIDSHSSHMPHMTGPNSQTDYRGPSDIPPPMSFPLPVGPPPALGPPPMTVPPPIIIPPPMSGPPPISGPPPMQMPPPIQGPPHGENDLSQYPPPGPYTPYQNQWGSSPQFDASRGPLPPMVTPRGPPPSVPPLGQRGPPPQIFNNNMPPHHIGPRGPPPGPLPPGPLPPPFDGQRFNGPPPPFNFPGPRGPLPPFAGPPPGHFDSRAPPPSHFPGPRGPHPPHNIGEPGPLSNIPRIPADNDGGSSYQSGIEQPQVQTASHNYRDNQGPSHGPPFRGPPPNHFDGRRGPPGSAGDIPGHRFPHPTQFRGSPQDRVPFEEPRGGSSQDLERHRGPAPQHFGGPRAPLPGHYSDNDSGGQTARYQLNDHLNDIRPVRGPLLPTPSEGPIPVPGRMGGHSPESHREDHWRRHSPEIRRRSSSTRDGAEPQERTSRFDSGPRDRDGPSRLSEERQRDVSEDRRRDRERDGLHGGRSWGWTRDREWDRGRERDRERERERDRERDHSRDRERDHSRDRDRDRDRSRERDRERDRSRERDRSRERDRSRERDRSRERDRSRERDRSRERDRSRGRDTDRHREGDGDKRRDRERDRDRGRERESDRKDHERERGKNRERDRDRERDRDRERDRDSRDKRRERSRSRERDRARDRRDRDRERDRERDKDRDKDREKDKDRERDKDRERDKDRERDKDRERDKDREKDKDREKDRDREKDREKDRDKRQRSRSKDRKEEKKDRPETSRDTEKSTDNEVMS, from the exons ATGGAGGAGATTGTGAGCCCTGAGCTAGCTCAAAGTCCTGAGCCTGAGTCCAGCCAGGATTTGGATTCCAGTTCACAAG ctccagttGTCGTGGCAGGGGAGGAAAGGGACCGTAAGGGTGACAAAGGCCAAAGTGATGCCGCTCGTAAAGAACTAGAGGACGTAGAGAAATCGGCCAAGAACTCTGGCGAGTTTAAGAAGACTTGGCGCTTCCGCAGGACCACTATTGAAAAAAGAGACATGACTGGAGAGACGGCAGGTATAACAGAGAGTCCTGGAGCACCGGTCCGACGAAGCGGCAGGCAGGCCAAGCGCACTGATAAGCTTGAGGAGTTCCTGGTGACAGTCAAGCGAGGGAGAGGAACAGGGAGACGTAGCACGCCCGCTCACCTGGAAAGTGGAGATCCACCGTCTGAGACCGCATCAGAGGCCAGCTTTGATGGAAACACCGAGCCTAAAGTGACTGAAAGCAAAGCGCCATCCCCAGTGAGGAGGACCAGAGGGAGGGGCAGGGGAAGGGCGACCCCCAAGCCCAAAGCGGACATGGCTGACTCGGCCAGTGACGACGATAGTTCCGAAAACGAAGAGAGCGCCACGAAAGAGACACAAGAGCAGCTTGAGATCGCGACTGGTGCAGAGGATGCCAAGTCGGAGGACGCAAAGGAAGAACTGAAACAAGAAGAATTTGAGAAACCAGCTGAAGAGACAAGCAAGGAGGAAGTGCCTGCCAACGCAAGGCCTTCAAGAAGCCCTTTGAAAACAGGCCCCAAAAGAGAAGCTAAGCCTAAAGCAGGGGGATGCACAGAgaaggatgaggatgaagaggaggatgatgagTCGTTGTCATCATCCAGCGAGTCTGATAATGACGGTTATGATCCAAATGCACTTTACTGCATCTGcagacagaaacacaacaaAAG GTTCATGATCTGCTGTGACCGCTGTGAGGAGTGGTTCCACGGGGACTGTGTGGGCATTACGGAGGCACGCGGCCGCCTAATGGAGCGCAACAGTGAGGACTATGTGTGCCCCAACTGCACCTGCAGGAAAGCCCAGGGCGCCAAGCCTTCCACATCTACAGCAGGTGCCGAAACTGGCAAACGGCCTGTTACTCCCACTACCGCTCGCAAGTCAGAGCCCAGTCCAGCTCTTTTTAGCCAAGCCAATGTACAGACACCTACATCTGCTAGCGGTCTGCCTCCAGCTGCTTTTCCTGCTACTGCAGAAGAGAAGACCGGGGAAGAATTCGGCATCAAGGGCAGGATTGAGAAAGCTACTAACCCAAGcggcaaaaagaaaataaagattttCCAGCCG GTGATGGCGACTGCAGAGGAATCCTCTCTCCCTAAATGCATTGGTCCTGGCTGTGAGAGGGACGCTCTTCCCGACTCGGTCTACTGTGGTAATGACTGCATCCTGAAgcatgctgctgctgccatgAAGACCATCACTACTGACAGCAAGGAGACTAAACCCAAGGAGAAGCCCAAGCCGAAAATCCTGAAAAAGCCTGCAGTCATATCTACAGTCAAG AGTTCGGGTCCCGAGCGAAGGAGCAGCAGGAGGTCCACCGACTCATCCAGCAAAGCTCAAGAGGAGGCCTTGGAGTCAGAAGGCCGcgaagatgaagatgaggaggatgaagaagacAGAGTTGCAGAGGAGCATCCGCCACCCCCAGCCATGTCGTCCTGGTCCAGCGACCATAATTACATTGCAGTAGCGCCAGAAAAGACTACAGCAATATCACCAACTGTGTTAAACAAAGCGT CAGCTGCTCAGAAGGATGAAGaggaaaaaacagaacaaactgAACCAGAAAAGAAAGAGCCAGCTCCTATTGAGAAGAAACCTCCTCCTGCAGCAACTATGTCTCCTAAAGGAGGCAAAAGGTCCCCAGGCCTGAAGATGGCCAAGCCTGCTCCAGTCTCAACGTCCAAAGGCAAAACAAGCACTACGTCCTCAAGTAGTGCAAAAGACTTGAAAAAACAGTCTCTATCCCAAGTGGTCAAATTGAAAAAAACAggaccaccacctcctcctcccatTCCAGTCTTCTCTTCTTCTGGTCCTCCTGGATCATCACGGCTGCATCCCACTGGAGCTCTGAGTGTTGGCAAGAGCACCTTTACCATCCCCAAAAAGCAGCCACAGTCTGGGGTGAAGGAATCTCTTAGTTCTGGTTCCTCTCTGGCCTCCAGGATGCCTTCTGGATCCATGCCCACTAACTCCCAGAGCCAGCCACCGGCATCCAAGCCAGTGCTACCAGCAGCACCTCTCCCTCCACAAACACCTCCAAACAACCAGATGAGGTCCAACATTCGTCGTTCGCTCACTGACATTCTGTACAAGAG GGTGAGCGACAGTGATGATCTTTCCATGTCTGAGAGCGAGGTGGGCAAACTGGCTGTTAGCATTGAGAAAGAAATGTTCAATCTGTACATGAACACAGACAGCAAATACAAGAACAAGTACAGATCTCTAATGTTCAATCTAAAGGATCCTAAAAATAAG GGCTTGTTTTATCGTGTGATTGGTGGAGAGGTCAGCCCGTTTCGGTTAGTGAGGCTCAGCCCCGAGGAATTGCTCTCTAAAGAGATTTCTGATTGGAGGAAACCTGGTCACTCTGAG tttctGGATGCTAGTGGAAGGACCCATCCAGGGCAGTCAAAAGCTGGATCCAAACAGGACGCAGCTCCCCCTGATGTTGACATGGAAGAAGCTCCTTCCATGTCTGATGGAGATGTATGTATCTCTGCTACTTCCCAATCTCCTCGCTTGGCTTCTGGGGCA GATCATCAGGAGTCCCACCCGTCTGCCACACCTCAGAGTTCTGCTTCAGCAGGAAAAAGCAGTGCTGTCCCAGACATCTTGAGCAACATGCTGAAAGACACCACGGCAGAACACAGGGCTCACCTGTTTGACCTTAACTGCAAGATCTGCACAG GTCAGAAGTCAGCTGATGATGAGCCAGCAGCTAAAAAGCCCAAAATGTCAGCTCCTAAAAGACAAGACCCTCCCGAAAAACCCAAAACAGAGCAGCGAGCCTCCAAGTTGCCGGCAGACCAACCTAACGTCTCTTACTCTGCCAGTGACGTGTCTGTGCCTCATCAGCCAAGTAGCACAGACGACCAGAGCAGCATAGTGCCTGTTGTACAAGCCCCTATGGTCACGCCGGCAGTTTCTTCCGTCACTATAAGCCGCCGTGACCCTCGTACTGCCAGCCACCGCTCCTCTGCACCCCTCACTCAGACAGAACCTGATGTCAGTATGCCTGTTGGCGTACCAGTCAGTGTGCCTGTTGCCACCCCTACACCCTCTGAAGCTCCTGTGGTGGACGTGAAGGGGCCGTTGCCTATGCCGCCTCCAGCTCCAGTATCTCTGCCCAAACCTGTGATGCCAAAACAAGTCACTTCAACAGAATCACGGAACTACGGGACCAGCGCATCCAG cattaCTGAGCCGCCTCCTGAAGGCGAAACAGCTCTGTTCCTGTCAGGACAGGAGATTATGTGGAAAGGATTTGTCAACATGCACGCTGTTGCCAAGTTCGTCACAAAGGCCTACCTGGTCTCAGGATCCTTTGAGCATCTCAAGGAG GACTTACCCGATACCATTCACATTGGTGGCAGAATATCACCACACACAGTTTGGGACTATGTTGGTAAACTGAAGACTTCACTGTCGAAA GAGCTTTGTCTTATTCGTTTCCATCCAGCAACAGAAGAGGAGGAAGTTGCATACGTGTCCCTGTTTTCTTATTTCAGCAGCCGCAAGCGGTTTGGCGTAGTGGCCAACAGCAACAAACGCATCAAAGACCTTTACCTCATTCCACTGAGCTCCAAGGACCCTCTGCCTGCTAAACTCTTACCTTTCGATGGACCAG gTCTTGAGCCAGCTCGTCCGAATCTCTTGCTTGGGCTGTTAATTTGTCAGAAAGACAAGAAACGTGCTGGAGCCCCTCTGGAAAGTGAGGAAAAACGTTCTAAAACCCAGAGAGATGAGGAGACTGGCCTCCCAAAACCAATCGTTGTTAGCAAAACTGACAAAGCCATGCGGCTCAATCAGGAGCCTATAAGCACAACTCCTCCTGGAACTCCGCCCCCTCTCAGCAGTTCAGAGTCATCAGTTGGTCCGTTTACATCGTCAGTGTTTTCCATCTTGTCCTCCATCAAGGCACCTGGTGTCTCCACAAGTGCAGGCAGTAATTCCCCATCAATTACGGCCACCCCAGCTGTTCTTGCCACATCTGCCACTCCACTTCAaaccatcctgaagactttgttTGGTAAGAAGAAGGATTCTGATGCTTCTCAGTCCCCTTCAGATCGAAGTTCAACAGATGTTTCTGTTCCTCTGCTGGATCCGATAGTTGAGCAATTTGGCATTacaaaaagtaaacaagtaGATGAACAAGAGGATGATCGACCATATGACCCTGAAGAAGAATATGATCCCAGTGTTTCATATGGTAAAGAAAAGCCTAAGGATCCTGTGGTCTCTAAAAGCATCACGCAACCCGAGGTCAGAACTGCTATGGTAGATGATGTTGCATATGACCCTGAAGATGACTCTATTTTTGATGAGGTTAAAGGTGATCCAGGTTCCAGGAAGCAACTAGAGGAACAGGACCAGCAAATACCTGATGCTAAATCTCTCTTAGCCAACAGCCAGTTGCTTCAACTTGGTAAAAAGGTGGAGCAGATGGTTGCAAAAAGCACAACTATCGTCCCAGTTATAAATCAGAGAAGGGATCCCAGGCAGAGTAGGGATCCTAGGCAGGTAGCTGCCAGTCAGAGGCTAAACTCGGATGACTCTGTAGAGAAGGAAGAGGCTCCTGCTGTTAcgtctactattactactactttaAGTAACACTGATGCTACAGCTGCTCCTACTACAATAACAGACAATCCACCCGTTGACATTGCTGCAATACTAGACACATTAACATCACAACAGCCTAAAGTCATAGATACTCCATTATCGGATTCCTTAAATGTAGAACCAACAGAATCTTGTGCAACCACAGATGTGCCGCCATCACAAGATGACACGAACGTTGACAGTCAGCTGTTGCATCCAACTGATCCTGAGTTAGAGTCATCAAAGTCTGAAGAGGAAACAAAGAGTGAAGAGGTGCCTTTCCTAGATGCAGATAGCACAGAAATTCCacttttaggggaaaaaatagaCCCTGATCTTGTAGAAAGTTACCTGGACACAGAGCCTAAAGAAAGTCCCAAAGAAAATGATGTTCTGTTTGAATCAGAAAACAAGAGTTTTGAGGAAATTTGGCCTAATTCTgccaccattttaaaaaaagagccaaTCTCTTCTGTTGGAGAGTCTACAGAATCTTCTACAACGACATATTACAACATCACAACAATTAGTACACCAATATCTTCTATGGGGAGGCCACAAGATGTGACGCAAGTTAGTTCATCTTATATAGATTCACATAGCTCTCATATGCCACACATGACTGGACCAAACTCTCAAACAGATTATCGAGGCCCCTCAGACATTCCACCTCCAATGTCTTTCCCTCTGCCGGTTGGGCCTCCACCTGCTCTTGGTCCACCACCAATGACTGTTCCACCCCCCATCATTATTCCACCTCCAATGTCAGGGCCACCTCCCATTTCAGGACCACCTCCAATGCAGATGCCCCCACCAATACAAGGCCCACCTCATGGGGAAAATGACCTGTCACAATATCCACCACCTGGCCCATATACACCTTACCAGAATCAGTGGGGAAGCAGTCCACAGTTTGATGCTTCAAGAGGACCACTTCCTCCAATGGTTACACCCAGAGGGCCCCCACCTTCAGTCCCACCATTGGGTCAAAGAGGACCTCCACCtcaaatatttaataacaaCATGCCCCCACATCATATAGGACCTCGAGGGCCACCTCCTGGTCCTCTGCCACCTGGCCCACTACCCCCTCCTTTTGATGGACAAAGATTCAATGGGCCTCCTCCACCTTTCAACTTTCCTGGACCCAGAGGCCCACTACCACCATTTGCAGGCCCTCCCCCTGGTCATTTTGACAGCAGGGCACCACCACCATCCCACTTCCCTGGGCCAAGAGGTCCACATCCCCCTCACAACATTGGGGAACCTGGACCACTGTCTAACATCCCAAGAATCCCTGCTGACAATGATGGTGGAAGTTCTTATCAGTCAGGGATTGAGCAACCCCAGGTACAAACAGCCTCACACAATTACAGAGACAATCAGGGACCCTCACATGGACCTCCCTTTAGGGGACCTCCACCAAACCACTTTGATGGACGAAGAGGCCCACCTGGTTCTGCAGGAGATATTCCAGGGCACCGATTTCCTCATCCAACCCAATTTCGTGGTTCACCTCAGGATCGAGTACCCTTTGAAGAACCGAGAGGAGGGTCATCCCAAGATTTGGAAAGACACAGGGGTCCTGCCCCTCAGCATTTCGGAGGGCCAAGAGCTCCACTGCCAGGACACTACTCTGATAATGATTCTGGAGGTCAGACAGCACGTTACCAGCTCAATGACCATTTAAATGACATAAGACCTGTAAGGGGGCCTCTGTTGCCTACTCCTTCTGAAGGTCCCATCCCAGTACCAGGCCGCATGGGCGGGCATAGCCCAGAGTCCCATCGTGAGGACCACTGGAGAAGACACTCCCCTGAAATAAGAAGACGCAGCAGCTCAACTAGAGATGGTGCTGAACCTCAGGAAAGAACAAGCCGGTTTGACAGTGGCCCCCGTGACCGAGACGGCCCTTCAAGGTTGTCTGAAGAAAGGCAGCGAGATGTGTCTgaggacaggaggagagacCGAGAACGGGATGGGCTGCATGGAGGCCGATCATGGGGCTGGACCAGAGACCGTGAATGGGATCGTGGTAGGGAGAGAGACCgtgaaagagaaagggagagagatagggagagagaccACAgcagagatagggagagagaccACAGCAGAGATAGAGACAGGGATCGGGATCGCAGCAGggaaagggacagagagagagaccgcagcagagagagagaccgcagcagagagagagaccgcagcagagagagagaccgcagcagagagagagaccgcagcagagagagagaccgcagcagagagagagaccgcaGTAGAGGTAGAGACACTGACCGGCACCGAGAAGGCGATGGGGACAAGAGGAGGGATCGGGAACGGGATAGAGATCGTGGCAGGGAGAGAGAATCTGACAGGAAAGACCATGAACGAGAAAGAGGAAAGAACAGAGAAAGGGATAGAGACCGTGAACGAGATAGAGACCGTGAACGAGATAGAGACAGTAGAGACAAAAGACGAGAACGCTCAAGGAGCCGTGAACGGGACCGTGCAAGAGATAGACGAGATCGGGACAGAGAGCGAGACCGAGAGAGGGACAAGGATAGGGACAAGGACAGGGAAAAGGACAAGGATAGGGAGAGGGACAAGGATAGGGAGAGGGACAAGGATAGGGAGAGGGACAAGGATAGGGAGAGGGACAAGGATAGGGAGAAGGATAAGGACAGGGAGAAGGACCGGGACAGGGAGAAGGACCGGGAGAAGGACCGAGACAAGAGACAGAGGAGCAGAAGCAAAGACAGgaaggaggagaaaaaagacAGACCTGAGACCTCAAGAGACACTGAGAAGTCTACTGATAATGAAGTCATGTCCTGA